In one Rutidosis leptorrhynchoides isolate AG116_Rl617_1_P2 chromosome 8, CSIRO_AGI_Rlap_v1, whole genome shotgun sequence genomic region, the following are encoded:
- the LOC139862973 gene encoding cytochrome P450 77A2-like translates to MEVVSSILISSLCVLVYLWSRHRSSRMKTLPPGPPGWPIVGNLVQIILEKRHFMHIVRDLRVKYGPIFTLKMGQRTLVIISSSELIHEALVQKGQILASRPPDSPIRLLFSIGKCTMNAAEYGPVWRTLRRNFLKEVISPIRIRQCSWIRKWAFEEHMKMIEIENSQQGFVDVLSNCRLTVLRILLSLCLGFRIPKDQINYIDSIIKDVVMLSMPKLPDFMPVLLPLFRGHMVAAKKLRQKQMDCFVPLIRARRAFLESRKDDSKKLPDDLEVSPVGAAYIDSLFNLEVPDRGVVGEEELVTLVNEVLVGGIDTTTAAIEWALMNLVMNQEIQEKLYNEIVDKVGVDGVVNESDVDNMPYLSAIVKETYRRHPPSHFLLSHTPTETTEIGGYVIKPGMSVEFYTAWVAEDPKIWKDPKEFRPERFLEGETANVDVTGVKGSVKMVPFGAGSRMCPAWTLGTLHVSMLLARMVHKFKWVEAPGHKPDPTDTFAFSVVMKTPLKATILPRTTVK, encoded by the exons ATGGAAGTTGTAAGCAGTATTCTAATATCCTCTTTATGTGTTCTTGTTTATTTATGGTCGAGACACCGTTCGAGCCGTATGAAGACCCTCCCACCGGGGCCACCAGGTTGGCCTATAGTTGGCAACCTGGTTCAAATCATCCTTGAAAAACGCCATTTCATGCACATTGTACGTGACTTGCGCGTCAAGTATGGTCCAATCTTCACCTTGAAAATGGGCCAACGTACCTTAGTTATAATAAGCAGCTCTGAGCTCATCCATGAAGCTTTGGTTCAAAAGGGTCAAATTTTAGCTAGTCGCCCACCCGACTCGCCTATTCGATTACTATTTAGTATTGGAAAATGCACCATGAACGCTGCTGAATACGGTCCGGTTTGGCGCacgttaagacgaaactttttaaAGGAGGTTATAAGCCCTATTCGAATTCGACAATGTAGTTGGATCAGGAAATGGGCATTTGAAGAACACATGAAAATGATAGAAATTGAAAATTCACAACAAGGGTTTGTTGATGTATTGTCTAATTGCAGACTAACAGTTCTTAGAATTTTGTTAAGTTTATGTTTAGGTTTTCGAATTCCAAAAGACCAAATTAATTACATAGATAGCATAATTAAAGATGTGGTTATGCTTAGTATGCCGAAGCTTCCCGATTTCATGCCGGTGCTCCTCCCGTTATTCCGCGGTCACATGGTTGCTGCTAAGAAGTTGCGGCAGAAGCAGATGGATTGTTTTGTGCCGCTGATAAGGGCACGAAGAGCGTTCCTTGAAAGTCGAAAAGATGATAGTAAGAAATTACCAGACGATTTGGAGGTGAGCCCGGTTGGTGCTGCTTATATCGACTCGCTTTTTAACCTCGAAGTGCCTGATCGTGGTGTCGTAGGTGAAGAGGAGCTCGTGACGCTTGTGAATGAAGTGCTTGTAGGCGGTATAGATACTACTACGGCGGCAATCGAATGGGCGCTGATGAATCTAGTAATGAATCAAGAAATTCAAGAAAAATTGTACAATGAGATTGTTGATAAAGTTGGTGTAGATGGGGTTGTTAATGAGAGTGACGTGGATAACATGCCGTATTTATCTGCAATAGTGAAAGAGACTTACAG GCGACACCCACCGAGCCACTTTTTGCTATCGCATACGCCAACTGAGACGACTGAGATCGGTGGCTACGTGATTAAACCTGGTATGAGCGTCGAGTTTTATACCGCGTGGGTTGCAGAGGATCCGAAGATATGGAAAGATCCAAAAGAGTTTCGTCCAGAAAGGTTTTTAGAAGGTGAAACGGCGAATGTGGATGTGACAGGTGTGAAGGGATCGGTCAAGATGGTTCCATTTGGTGCTGGTAGTAGGATGTGTCCAGCCTGGACATTGGGTACGTTACATGTTAGCATGTTGCTAGCCAGGATGGTTCATAAGTTTAAGTGGGTGGAGGCACCGGGTCACAAACCTGACCCTACCGATACCTTTGCTTTTAGCGTAGTCATGAAAACTCCTCTCAAGGCAACTATTTTGCCGCGGACAACTGTTAAATGA